Proteins encoded by one window of Antechinus flavipes isolate AdamAnt ecotype Samford, QLD, Australia chromosome 4, AdamAnt_v2, whole genome shotgun sequence:
- the LOC127561929 gene encoding olfactory receptor 14A2-like has translation MANLTMVTEFLLMDFSYTWELQILHAMLFLLIYLVALMGNLLIFTLISLDEHLQSPMYFFLKNLSILDFCLISTTVPKSIANSLSHNHFISLLECILQLFLVIFFASSELFILTVMSYDRYVAICKPLNYEVIMNKKACVKMAAASWFTGGMFGVLYTISTFTLSFCSSNEIHQFFCDVPSLLRISCSDTHIALDITTAIGFSLGILCCISITISYGPIFSTVLKIPTTEGRSKAFSTCLPHLFVLTLFITTAALSYLSPPSDTVSVVDLLLSMSYIVVPPVLNPIIYSLRNKDVKNSLKKFIA, from the coding sequence ATGGCCAACCTCACCATGGTGACAGAATTTCTTCTCATGGACTTTTCCTATACTTGGGAGCTTCAGATCTTACATGCCATGCTCTTCTTGCTGATCTACCTGGTGGCTCTGATGGGGAACCTGCTCATTTTCACCCTCATATCTCTTGATGAACACCTCCAATCCCCCATGTACTTTTTCCTGAAAAACTTATCCATTTTAGATTTTTGCCTAATTTCTACCACAGTTCCTAAATCCATTGCCAATTCCTTGAGCcacaatcatttcatttctctgttgGAATGCATTTTACagctttttttagttattttctttgcATCATCAGAGCTTTTTATCCTAACTGTGATGTCCTATGATCGATATGTAGCCATCTGTAAGCCCCTGAACTATGAAGTCATCATGAACAAAAAGGCTTGTGTAAAAATGGCAGCTGCTTCCTGGTTCACTGGAGGTATGTTTGGGGTCCTATATACAATTAGTACATTCACATTGTCTTTCTGTAGTTCCAATGAGATTCATCAGTTCTTCTGTGATGTCCCTTCCTTACTCAGAATTTCTTGTTCTGATACACATATTGCACTTGATATAACTACAGCTATTGGGTTCAGTTTAGGGATTCTTTGCTGCATTTCCATTACTATTTCTTATGGTCCCATTTTTTCAACTGTGCTGAAAATTCCAACCACAGAGGGTCGGTCAAAAGCCTTTTCCACTTGCCTACCCCACCTCTTTGTTCTTACTCTTTTTATTACAACTGCAGCCTTATCTTATCTAAGTCCACCTTCAGACACTGTCTCAGTTGTAGATCTGTTGTTGTCTATGTCCTATATAGTGGTGCCCCCAGTCTTGAACCCTATCATCTATAGCCTGAGGAACAAAGATGTGAAGAATTCACTAAAGAAGTTCATAGCATAA